The following coding sequences are from one Collimonas arenae window:
- a CDS encoding TauD/TfdA family dioxygenase, translating into MTTISVPQLTLDDLRIEPGLPTIVAPKAGVDISLEEAAPLLRTLADDTLEKAGGILFTGFRAAPVEAFQRFAASFGHPLIGYEFASTPRSQVEGAVYTSTEYPPHRSIPLHNEQSYTREWPLRIWFQCVLAARSGGATPIANSRAIYQALDPALIARFTKRELLYVRNFGQGLDLPWEQTFGSNDPRVVERYCAARGIDCLWRDGEDGELLLRTRERCQAVASHPRTGDMVWFNQLNLFHLSALDEDMQETLVDAVGFENVPRNVFYGDGEPIEASALAEIRGVLDRQRIVFPWVDGDVLMLDNMLTAHARDPFEGPRKVVVAMAQSYSEPNAGQRLTAP; encoded by the coding sequence ATGACTACAATTTCCGTGCCGCAGCTCACGCTTGATGATCTGCGGATCGAGCCGGGCTTGCCGACTATCGTCGCGCCGAAAGCCGGAGTGGATATTTCATTGGAAGAGGCGGCGCCGCTATTGCGGACGCTTGCCGACGACACCCTGGAAAAGGCCGGTGGCATCCTGTTTACCGGCTTTCGCGCGGCGCCGGTGGAAGCGTTCCAACGCTTTGCCGCGTCATTCGGGCACCCGCTGATCGGTTACGAATTCGCATCGACTCCGCGCAGCCAGGTGGAGGGCGCCGTATACACCTCGACCGAATATCCGCCGCATCGCTCGATTCCGCTGCATAACGAACAATCGTATACGCGTGAATGGCCGTTGCGGATCTGGTTCCAGTGCGTGCTTGCCGCACGTTCCGGCGGCGCCACGCCGATCGCTAACAGCCGCGCGATTTATCAGGCGCTTGATCCGGCGCTGATTGCGCGCTTTACCAAACGCGAACTGCTCTACGTGCGCAACTTTGGGCAAGGCCTTGATTTACCGTGGGAGCAGACCTTCGGCTCAAACGATCCGCGCGTGGTTGAGCGTTATTGCGCCGCGCGCGGCATCGACTGCTTATGGCGTGACGGCGAGGACGGCGAGTTGTTGTTGCGTACGCGCGAACGCTGCCAGGCAGTCGCAAGCCATCCGCGCACCGGCGACATGGTCTGGTTCAATCAGCTAAATCTGTTTCATCTCTCTGCGCTGGATGAAGACATGCAGGAGACGCTGGTCGATGCAGTCGGTTTTGAGAATGTGCCGCGCAATGTCTTTTATGGCGACGGTGAGCCAATCGAGGCCTCGGCGCTGGCTGAAATTCGCGGTGTGCTTGACCGCCAGCGCATTGTTTTCCCCTGGGTCGACGGCGACGTGCTGATGCTGGATAACATGCTGACGGCGCATGCCCGCGATCCGTTCGAAGGGCCGCGCAAGGTGGTGGTGGCGATGGCGCAAAGCTATAGCGAACCGAACGCCGGTCAGCGACTGACGGCGCCATGA
- a CDS encoding ABC transporter ATP-binding protein: protein MMKAVGAALLARSLTVAYREQVVLDRLDLSIKAGRITALCGPNGCGKSTLLRTLAGLQPFRSGQVEVNGAALGSYRRRDLARALTMLAQFNQIPAGLTVRELVAYGRYAYGGWLRGLTRTDQVAIDEALDASGLADYAGRDVAALSGGERQRVWIAMALAQQAPIVLLDEPTTYLDIHHQLDILYELRRLNQERGLTIVWVLHDLNQAAAFSDEMVLMRAGRIVAHGSPDAMLEPHYLSQTFDVPMLKIAHPQTGAPMCVPAYQGAIDPARAGKDLAA from the coding sequence ATGATGAAGGCGGTGGGAGCGGCGCTGTTGGCGCGCTCGTTGACGGTCGCTTATCGCGAACAAGTGGTGCTTGACCGGCTGGACCTGAGCATCAAGGCCGGACGAATCACTGCCTTGTGCGGTCCCAATGGTTGCGGCAAGAGCACGTTGCTGCGCACGCTTGCCGGGTTACAGCCGTTTCGTAGTGGCCAAGTGGAAGTGAATGGCGCCGCGCTGGGCTCTTACCGGCGGCGCGACCTTGCGCGGGCGCTGACGATGCTGGCGCAATTCAATCAAATTCCCGCAGGGTTAACGGTGCGCGAGCTGGTCGCCTATGGGCGCTACGCATATGGGGGGTGGCTGCGTGGATTGACGCGTACTGACCAGGTGGCGATCGATGAAGCACTGGATGCCAGCGGACTGGCCGATTATGCCGGGCGTGACGTGGCTGCCTTGTCGGGCGGTGAACGGCAACGTGTGTGGATTGCCATGGCGCTGGCCCAACAGGCGCCCATCGTGCTGCTTGATGAGCCGACCACCTATCTCGATATCCATCATCAACTCGATATCCTGTACGAACTGCGTCGCCTGAATCAGGAGCGCGGGCTGACGATCGTATGGGTACTGCATGACCTGAACCAGGCCGCCGCCTTCAGCGACGAGATGGTACTGATGCGCGCCGGCCGCATTGTTGCGCATGGCTCGCCCGATGCGATGCTTGAGCCGCACTATCTGAGCCAGACCTTCGATGTGCCGATGCTGAAGATCGCCCACCCGCAGACGGGCGCGCCGATGTGCGTGCCTGCCTATCAGGGAGCGATCGATCCGGCCCGAGCCGGCAAGGACCTCGCGGCATGA
- the fhuB gene encoding Fe(3+)-hydroxamate ABC transporter permease FhuB, whose translation MLSSRQAPMKSRVAVIAAALIVLIIVTAAMRLAPGVQFWLAASAQGGDAATLSRILLFDLSMPRVAAALVAGACLAVAGTLFQAITRNPLASPDLLGITGGAQLGLLAAMIVPVLAGVASVPLLFGCGLAAALCVVAAAGWRATPLRLVLAGSVCMLLFSAISTLVLAFFEQSIAGAALWASGSLYQPGASGLKTAMGWLLLPLLVLPFVIRPLNPLVLGDDAATAAGVRIDAARGVAMVVAVGFASVAVSIAGPLSYVGLIAPNLLRQIRGAKSSKLGALVPLSALVGGALVLVTDSAVLVLDLDATLSTGVAIALVGTPLMLAMIRSGAAWAGAMGKEQEPPASAARTRGMLALAAQPWPVIAGGLLLASAALLFVGASLGARMIDPASWLAALDGRDEVTRMLLDLRVPRLLCALLAGGLLAASGVLMQSIVRNPLAGPEVLGVTQGAGLATFIALILWPFAAHSTLAVAALVGGGATLMLTLLLNRRHRYAPLAVALTGLVLGTLWTTLSQWLITQQSVQPARFVVWLVGGTYGRSWGEVMTLLPWCLLALPVLAFLAKPLDLLALGDEQAASLGLPIAVLRPLVLTVATLAACAAVAAVGPVSFIGLMAPHLAAMLGARSHRTRLWLAAVCGALLLALADVAARTLLAPREIPAGVLTAMIGAPYLLALLIMQVQREKRGGR comes from the coding sequence CTGCTCAGCAGCCGGCAGGCGCCGATGAAGAGCAGGGTGGCTGTCATTGCGGCGGCGCTGATCGTGTTGATCATCGTTACAGCGGCAATGCGTCTTGCTCCCGGCGTGCAATTCTGGCTGGCGGCATCCGCGCAGGGCGGCGACGCCGCCACGCTGAGCCGTATCTTGTTGTTCGACTTGAGCATGCCGCGGGTAGCGGCGGCGCTGGTCGCCGGCGCTTGTCTCGCGGTAGCGGGGACGCTGTTCCAGGCTATCACACGCAACCCGCTGGCCTCGCCCGATCTGCTCGGCATCACCGGCGGCGCCCAACTGGGCCTGCTTGCCGCCATGATTGTGCCGGTACTGGCTGGTGTGGCGTCGGTGCCGTTGTTGTTCGGTTGCGGCCTGGCTGCTGCGCTATGCGTGGTGGCAGCGGCGGGCTGGCGCGCGACGCCGTTACGTCTGGTGCTGGCCGGCAGTGTGTGCATGTTGCTGTTTTCGGCGATTAGTACGCTGGTGCTGGCGTTTTTCGAGCAAAGCATAGCCGGCGCTGCGCTTTGGGCCAGCGGTAGTCTCTACCAGCCAGGGGCGAGCGGGCTGAAGACCGCCATGGGTTGGCTGTTGCTGCCGTTGCTGGTGTTGCCATTCGTGATCCGCCCGCTCAATCCGCTGGTTCTCGGCGATGATGCCGCTACCGCTGCCGGAGTGCGAATCGACGCCGCGCGCGGCGTAGCGATGGTGGTCGCGGTCGGCTTTGCGAGCGTTGCGGTGAGCATTGCCGGGCCATTGTCGTATGTAGGTTTGATCGCACCGAATTTGCTGCGCCAGATACGCGGCGCAAAATCCTCGAAGCTGGGGGCGTTGGTGCCGTTGTCGGCATTGGTGGGGGGCGCGCTGGTGCTGGTGACCGATAGCGCCGTGCTGGTGCTGGACTTGGACGCTACATTGTCGACCGGGGTAGCGATTGCGTTAGTTGGCACGCCGCTGATGCTGGCAATGATCCGCAGCGGTGCAGCATGGGCTGGCGCCATGGGCAAGGAACAGGAGCCGCCGGCGTCGGCAGCGCGAACGCGCGGGATGTTGGCGCTGGCCGCGCAGCCATGGCCGGTGATCGCTGGCGGTTTGCTGCTGGCCAGCGCCGCACTGTTGTTTGTCGGCGCTTCGCTGGGGGCGAGGATGATTGATCCGGCCAGCTGGTTGGCGGCTCTGGATGGTCGCGACGAGGTAACGCGGATGCTGCTTGACCTGCGTGTGCCGCGCTTGCTGTGTGCACTGCTGGCTGGCGGCTTGCTGGCCGCCAGTGGGGTGCTGATGCAGAGCATCGTGCGCAATCCGCTGGCCGGGCCAGAAGTGCTGGGCGTGACGCAAGGCGCGGGATTGGCAACATTCATCGCCCTCATTCTCTGGCCCTTCGCGGCCCATTCGACACTTGCTGTCGCCGCGTTGGTCGGCGGCGGCGCTACCCTGATGCTGACCCTACTGCTGAATCGCCGCCATCGTTACGCACCGCTGGCGGTGGCATTGACCGGGCTGGTTCTCGGCACCCTGTGGACTACCTTGTCGCAGTGGCTGATCACGCAACAGAGCGTACAGCCGGCGCGATTCGTGGTCTGGCTGGTCGGTGGCACTTATGGTCGCAGCTGGGGTGAAGTGATGACACTGCTGCCTTGGTGTTTGCTGGCGTTGCCCGTGCTTGCCTTTCTGGCGAAACCGCTCGACCTGCTTGCACTCGGCGACGAACAAGCCGCAAGTCTGGGCTTGCCGATCGCCGTCTTAAGGCCGCTGGTGTTGACGGTTGCCACGCTTGCCGCGTGTGCGGCGGTGGCAGCGGTGGGGCCGGTCAGCTTTATCGGCTTGATGGCGCCGCATCTGGCTGCAATGCTCGGCGCTCGCAGCCATCGCACACGCTTGTGGTTGGCCGCTGTCTGCGGCGCCTTGCTGTTGGCGTTAGCCGATGTCGCCGCTCGCACGCTACTGGCACCGCGCGAGATTCCGGCCGGCGTGCTGACCGCCATGATCGGCGCGCCTTATCTGCTGGCGTTGCTGATCATGCAGGTTCAGCGGGAGAAAAGAGGGGGGCGGTAA
- the fhuF gene encoding siderophore-iron reductase FhuF, with translation MQLPAGLHMQAPAHCMAVVAPESMAPHLEHVWLGGPAENQGASVPGDNVEDTLCIPLTQLGAHRADLLDAMALQYGGDANIHAPALLSQWSKYYFWLAAPAGVAAILLRRPLDMSPVRTRLVLRGGMPVALHFATGALQPVEVDCSRCYSPLLGHLQAVIEMLADMTRIAPRVFWSNAGNLLDYLAGQCATLPGAADDMARLFQPTTVDGESNPLRMPVRHVQPRTTLLPNPFRARRVCCMRNQIPGEIHLCGSCPLLLTMPDDELALQDSLR, from the coding sequence ATGCAGCTACCGGCCGGATTGCATATGCAAGCACCTGCGCATTGCATGGCGGTGGTGGCGCCGGAATCGATGGCGCCTCATCTTGAACATGTCTGGCTTGGCGGCCCTGCCGAAAATCAGGGTGCATCGGTGCCCGGCGACAATGTGGAAGACACACTTTGTATTCCGCTGACGCAGCTTGGTGCACATCGGGCTGATCTGCTGGACGCCATGGCGCTGCAGTATGGTGGCGACGCCAATATCCATGCGCCCGCACTCCTGTCGCAATGGAGTAAATACTATTTCTGGCTGGCGGCGCCAGCCGGCGTCGCTGCGATACTGTTGCGCCGTCCACTCGATATGTCGCCGGTGCGCACCCGGTTAGTGCTGCGCGGCGGAATGCCGGTTGCGCTCCATTTCGCCACCGGCGCGCTGCAGCCAGTCGAAGTGGACTGTTCACGTTGCTACTCGCCGCTGCTGGGACATCTGCAGGCAGTGATCGAGATGCTGGCAGACATGACGCGGATTGCGCCACGGGTATTCTGGAGTAATGCTGGCAACCTACTCGATTATCTGGCCGGCCAATGTGCGACATTGCCGGGAGCCGCGGACGATATGGCGCGCCTGTTCCAGCCGACCACTGTCGATGGCGAATCCAATCCGTTACGCATGCCGGTGCGTCATGTCCAGCCTCGTACGACGCTATTGCCCAACCCGTTTCGCGCGCGCCGCGTATGCTGCATGCGCAATCAGATTCCAGGAGAGATACATTTGTGTGGAAGTTGTCCATTACTGCTGACGATGCCCGACGACGAGTTGGCGCTGCAGGACTCGTTGCGATGA
- a CDS encoding cyclic peptide export ABC transporter, with product MTAANQPYTSPPAPSISAPAKPAMRLILALLKRSRGALAIALTACVLNGIASVLLVATLNRALSGSAAADGELALRFGLCAVIALVTRVITGVLFARLSQDTMAQLREHVAKRVAAAELRDVERIGAAPVQSVLTDDATNVSMLFFALPNIVMHGSIVFGCLGYLAWLSWPVCLLALTAIVVGSIGYHTGDKRAIASLEAAGQSQDKLFGYLGALFTGAKELKLHQARARQFLDGQLGAAIGEVRDHRRRAFSAYAVGVGWIVFLFYAFLGAAAFWPKLGVHADPAAASGYIVVFLFMLLPLDGLLNNVPTLNAARVSLDRIEKVMEEFGNLRTLTIPSESASHAPFKTLTLRDVTHSYFHERDERMFSVGPINLTFKPGELVFLVGGNGSGKTTLAKVLTGLYEPEDGVIEVDGQPIGSTERAAYRERFTAVFNDFHLFDALLGIIDPNDPSRAQADARANALVAKLALDHKVQVVNGAFSTRALSTGQRKRLALVVAYLEDRPFYLFDEWAADQDPAFKAVFYEQLLPELCARGKTVLVITHDDRYFPLADRVLKLDNGSIISETHGAQLAPAPLFAAAANGTEG from the coding sequence ATGACAGCTGCCAACCAGCCTTACACTTCCCCGCCCGCCCCTTCAATTTCCGCCCCGGCCAAACCGGCCATGCGCCTTATCCTGGCGCTGCTGAAACGCTCGCGCGGCGCACTCGCCATTGCCTTGACTGCCTGTGTACTGAACGGTATTGCCAGCGTGCTGCTGGTGGCGACCCTGAATCGCGCACTCTCCGGGTCAGCGGCTGCTGACGGCGAGCTGGCCCTGCGTTTCGGCCTCTGCGCAGTGATAGCGCTGGTCACACGCGTCATTACCGGCGTGCTGTTCGCGCGGCTTTCGCAAGACACCATGGCGCAACTGCGCGAGCATGTCGCCAAGCGCGTCGCCGCGGCCGAGTTGCGCGATGTCGAAAGAATTGGCGCCGCCCCCGTGCAATCGGTGCTGACCGACGACGCCACCAATGTCTCGATGCTGTTTTTCGCCTTGCCCAACATCGTGATGCACGGTTCGATCGTATTCGGCTGCCTGGGCTATCTGGCCTGGCTGTCATGGCCGGTCTGCCTGCTCGCGCTGACGGCCATCGTGGTTGGCTCGATCGGATATCACACCGGCGACAAGCGCGCGATTGCCTCGCTGGAAGCGGCCGGCCAGTCGCAAGACAAGCTGTTCGGCTATCTCGGCGCATTGTTCACCGGCGCCAAGGAACTCAAGCTGCACCAGGCGCGCGCGCGCCAGTTCCTGGACGGCCAGCTTGGCGCCGCCATCGGCGAGGTACGCGATCATCGCCGGCGCGCCTTCAGTGCCTATGCGGTCGGCGTCGGCTGGATCGTCTTCCTGTTTTATGCCTTCCTCGGCGCCGCAGCATTCTGGCCGAAGCTGGGCGTGCATGCCGATCCGGCAGCTGCCTCCGGCTACATCGTTGTCTTCTTGTTCATGCTGCTGCCGCTTGATGGCCTGCTCAATAACGTGCCAACCCTGAATGCGGCTCGGGTATCGCTGGACCGGATCGAAAAAGTGATGGAAGAGTTCGGCAACCTGCGCACCCTGACCATACCGAGCGAAAGTGCATCGCATGCACCGTTCAAGACACTAACCTTGCGCGATGTCACCCACTCGTATTTCCACGAACGCGACGAACGGATGTTCAGCGTCGGACCGATCAATCTGACCTTCAAGCCGGGCGAGCTGGTGTTCCTGGTTGGCGGCAACGGCAGTGGCAAGACCACGCTGGCTAAAGTGCTTACAGGACTCTACGAACCGGAAGACGGCGTGATCGAAGTGGATGGCCAGCCCATCGGTTCTACCGAGCGCGCGGCTTACCGCGAGCGCTTCACCGCAGTGTTCAATGACTTTCACCTGTTCGATGCACTGCTTGGCATCATTGATCCTAACGATCCGTCACGCGCACAAGCCGACGCACGGGCCAATGCACTGGTCGCCAAGCTGGCGCTGGATCACAAGGTGCAGGTGGTCAACGGTGCATTCTCGACCCGGGCACTCTCCACCGGTCAACGCAAACGCCTGGCTTTAGTTGTGGCCTACCTGGAGGATCGGCCTTTCTATCTGTTCGACGAATGGGCCGCAGATCAAGACCCGGCGTTCAAGGCCGTGTTCTATGAACAATTGCTGCCGGAATTGTGCGCGCGCGGCAAGACGGTCCTGGTGATCACCCACGACGACCGCTATTTCCCGCTCGCCGATCGCGTGCTGAAACTGGATAATGGCAGCATCATCAGCGAAACGCATGGCGCGCAGCTTGCGCCAGCGCCATTATTCGCTGCAGCAGCCAACGGCACCGAAGGCTGA